A genomic window from Lactobacillus sp. ESL0677 includes:
- a CDS encoding amino acid ABC transporter ATP-binding protein, with protein MSAKIEVKNLVKNFGSNKVLKNIDLTVDDNEVVVIIGPSGSGKSTLLRTLNKLEEPTSGTVIVDGINIADPKTDMNKVRENIGMVFQHFNLFNNLSVGANIMLAPVELKKLDKDAADKQAKKLLETVGLADKFDATVQSLSGGQQQRVAIARALAMNPDVMLFDEPTSALDPEMVGDVLAVMKKLAKEGMTMVVVTHEMGFAKEVADRVVFVADGKILEQGTPESMFDHPQNPRLQDFLDKVLNV; from the coding sequence ATGAGTGCGAAAATAGAAGTAAAGAATTTAGTTAAAAACTTTGGTAGTAATAAGGTTTTAAAAAATATCGACTTAACTGTTGATGATAATGAAGTTGTCGTTATTATTGGGCCGTCTGGTTCTGGTAAGAGTACTTTGCTGCGAACGCTTAACAAGCTTGAGGAGCCGACTTCGGGCACTGTCATTGTTGATGGGATTAATATTGCCGATCCGAAAACAGACATGAACAAGGTGCGCGAGAATATCGGTATGGTGTTCCAGCACTTTAACCTGTTTAATAATCTGTCAGTTGGTGCCAATATTATGCTAGCTCCCGTTGAATTAAAGAAGTTAGATAAGGATGCTGCTGATAAGCAAGCTAAAAAGTTGCTGGAAACCGTTGGTTTAGCAGATAAATTTGATGCGACTGTGCAGTCATTGTCTGGTGGTCAGCAGCAACGGGTGGCGATTGCGCGGGCACTGGCAATGAATCCTGATGTAATGCTCTTTGATGAACCGACTTCTGCACTTGATCCAGAAATGGTTGGCGATGTTTTAGCCGTAATGAAGAAGCTAGCTAAGGAAGGGATGACAATGGTTGTTGTTACTCACGAAATGGGCTTTGCTAAGGAAGTTGCCGATCGCGTCGTCTTTGTCGCTGACGGGAAAATTTTGGAGCAAGGTACGCCAGAATCAATGTTTGACCATCCACAAAATCCGCGTTTGCAAGACTTTTTAGATAAGGTATTAAATGTTTAG